The Balaenoptera acutorostrata chromosome 10, mBalAcu1.1, whole genome shotgun sequence genome has a window encoding:
- the EFCAB12 gene encoding EF-hand calcium-binding domain-containing protein 12, giving the protein MKGNKRGKSRPGISIKTGGLRVQQGSSAAARPGFSPFLQSWQQLRQALQVTGLLQTWYYCFSGTPYPRASKHTQTHTHTHIHTLSSAPAPGAATTDYSSEAYEAVFRSLLRFYQSKSLVDDENASKEPVFNPEAVIAHCFKQFKQEDFHLPQSPRRIIILPRKEALMPVNPTPQPQAPPEPTLSSKALEVGDIQEQPKDPRAWLTQRLKVRQDLESFGNVERWLQNKSRLTPSEAKVLHKSHKEHEARLMGQLATTRDTKKKSLRPLRRQVPQLQLPEPSALSALYSYLCSHKIKIQEIFHKVEQGKNQRISREEFIRALKAVGVPLNSQEVEDIVIYLSSLGKHNSITGDNLASTYKQWSLAQQKSTLATATEYYRSAKDSGSPQSPSKKQQVNLAPEPLKMDLLTVPVVDTEMEARPMTLEEMEDVGKRYREKKRQSKLTIPSIQYTEQCRLVHSGNKHFDEHCLPSTIHGEMEAVINRSRTRTFLVYLQCWKLCKSYGLPLTEDVLVRALMYPGDKIILQKDQVRPIRQPGGYYSDLKIFSPNLALLRSQGISKPVAQKPDKNMLKKIKKVSFKKFEEFTRKLKAKRPSGPQLTHPNFFWPGHLLDKLQLYLPTVTVDRSLALFSCVQHRSQAYSATYHPDHWWPIKDMNYMTYSYYDALKIYHIN; this is encoded by the exons ATGAAAGGGAACAAAAGGGGTAAG TCCCGGCCCGGCATCTCCATCAAGACTGGGGGCCTGCGGGTGCAGCAGGGGAGCTCTGCAGCAGCCAGGCCGGGCTTTTCCCCTTTCCTGCAG TCTTGGCAGCAGTTGCGCCAAGCTCTGCAAGTCACGGGTCTCTTGCAAACTTGGTATTACTGTTTTTCTGGTACCCCATACCCCCGCGCAAGcaagcacacacagacacacacacacacgcacattcaCACGCTCTCTTCAGCACCCGCTCCCGGCGCCGCGACCACGGACTATTCTTCTGAAGCGTACGAGGCTGTGTTCCGGTCTCTGCTCC GGTTCTACCAGTCTAAGTCCTTGGTTGACGATGAAAACGCCAGCAAGGAGCCCGTGTTCAACCCTGAAGCGGTCATCGCCCACTGCTTCAAGCAGTTCAAGCAGGAGGACTTCCACCTGCCTCAGAGCCCCCGGAGGATCATCATCTTGCCTCGAAAGGAGGCTCTGATGCCCGTCaatcccaccccccaaccccaggctcCCCCCGAGCCCACCCTCAGCTCCAAAGCCCTGGAAGTTGGGGACATCCAAGAACAGCCAAAGGACCCAAGGGCCTGGCTGACCCAGAGGCTGAAGGTTCGGCAGGACCTGGAGTCATTTGGCAACGTAGAGAGGTGGCTGCAGAACAAGTCCAGACTCACGCCTTCGGAGGCCAAGGTCCTACACAAGAGCCACAAGGAGCACGAGGCCCGGTTGATGGGCCAGCTGGCCACTACCAGAGACACCAAG AAGAAAAGCCTGCGACCCCTCCGCCGGCAAGTGCCCCAGCTACAACTGCCCGAACCCTCTGCCCTGTCGGCCTTGTACTCTTACCTGTGCAGCCACAAGATCAAGATCCAGGAGATATTTCACAAGGTGGAGCAGGGCAAGAACCAGAGGATCTCCAGGGAGGAGTTCATCAGGGCTCTGAAGGCG gTTGGAGTCCCTCTGAATAGCCAGGAGGTGGAGGACATCGTGATCTATCTCAGCTCTCTGGGAAAGCACAACAGCATCACCGGGGATAACCTGGCCAGCACCTACAAGCAGTGGTCTTTGGCTCAGCAGAAAAGCACCCTGGCAACTGCAACAGAGT ACTACAGATCTGCCAAGGACAGTGGTTCCCCACAGAGTCCATCCAAGAAGCAGCAGGTGAATTTAGCCCCAGAGCCTCTCAAGATGGACCTGCTGACCGTGCCCGTGGTCGACACCGAGATGGAGGCACGGCCCATGACCCTGGAGGAGATGGAGGATGTGGGCAAGCGGTACCGCGAGAAGAAGCGGCAGAGCAAG CTCACCATCCCCTCCATCCAGTACACGGAGCAGTGCCGCCTGGTGCACAGCGGGAACAAGCACTTCGATGAGCACTGCCTCCCGTCCACCATCCACGGGGAGATGGAGGCCGTCATCAACAGGTCGCGCACCCGCACCTTTCTGGTCTACCTGCAGTGCTGGAAGCTCTGCAAATCCTACGGCCTCCCGCTGACCGAGGACGTCCTCGTGAGAG CCCTGATGTACCCGGGGGACAAGATCATTTTGCAGAAGGACCAGGTGCGTCCAATCCGGCAACCGGGAGGCTACTACTCAGACCTGAAGATCTTCAGTCCGAACCTGGCCCTGCTCCGATCCCAGGGCATTTCCAAACCTGTGGCTCAGAAGCCTGACAA GAACATGCTGAAGAAAATCAAGAAAGTCAGCTTTAAGAAGTTTGAGGAATTCACCAG gaagctgAAGGCGAAGAGGCCCAGTGGTCCGCAGCTAACCCATCCCAATTTCTTCTGGCCGGGTCACCTCCTGGACAAGCTACAGCTCTACCTGCCCACTGTGACCGTGGACCGGAGCCTGGCGCTCTTCAGTTGTGTCCAACACCGGTCCCAGGCCTACTCAGCCACCTACCATCCCGACCACTGGTGGCCCATTAAGGACATGAACTACATGACCTATTCCTATTACGATGCCCTCAAGATCTACCACATCAACTAG